AGGGCGATGTGCTCGACCAGGCCGGTCTAACCAAGCTCTGGGCAGGGCATGACGTTGCGGTGAGTTCCGTCCACTTCCTGGCGAGCGACCCGCACAAGCTGATCGGCGCGGCCAAGGACTCCAAGGTCGGTCGCTATCTGATCGTCGGCGGCGCCGGCAGTTTGGAGGTCGCTCCCGGCGTCAAACTGGTCACAACCCCTGGTTTTCCGGCCCAATACCAGGCCGAGGCGGAGGCGGGTGGGGCCTTTCTCGACCTGCTGCGGCAGGAAAAGGAACTGAACTGGACTTTCCTTTCGCCCTCGGCGCTGTTCATCGAGGGGGAGCGGACCACCAAGTTCCGGCTTGGCACCGACCAGCTTCTCGCAGATGCGAACGGCAAGAGCTGGATCAGCTTCGCCGACTACGCCATCGCACTCGCCGACGAGATCGAGAGGCCGGCCCATTTGAGGCAGCGCTTCACGGTCGGCTACTAGGCTTTTGGCCGCCCCCGGTCTCTCCAGGATAAACCTTCCTGTGCAAGGGCTTGGGGGCGGTAACCGCGCCATTAAGGAAATATTGTCTGTCACATGGGGTAGCTATATAAGCCCCGGCTCAACGGACCCCGTTCCGTTCACGAGTCGTTGCTTAAAAAGATGGGCCGCCCTTGGAAAAGTTGAAAAACTACCGACCGACCGAAAAAGAGCCTTTCATGAACGACCGGCAGAAGGAGTACTTCCGTTTGAAGCTCCTCGCCTGGAAGGATGAGATCCTCAAAGAGTCCAAGCTCACCCTGCAGGCGCTGCAGGAGGAGAACGTGAACCACCCCGATCTCGCCGATCGGGCATCGTCCGAAACCGACCGCGCCATCGAACTCCGCGCCCGCGACCGCCAGCGCAAGTTGATCGCCAAGATCGACGCCGCGCTCCAGCGTATCGAGGACAACACCTACGGCTATTGCGAGGATACCGGCGAGCCAATCTCGTTGAAGCGGCTCGAGGCCCGGCCCATCGCGACGCTCTCGGTGGAAGCTCAGGAGCGCCACGAGAAACGCGAGAAGGTCTATCGCGACGAATAGAGTCCGAGCCGCAGAGATGCGGCTCTTTGTTTTTGGGCTCACGGCGCCGCTTGAGCGCCGCCGTTTTCGCGCGTAGATTCCCGCCGCCATGATGGTTTGCACTCTCAATATCGCTTCGGTTTTCTTCCTGGGCTGATCCCGCTTCCAGCCGGAAGCGCTGATCGACCGCGCAGGCTGCGCCTGCCGGAACTCCAGTGAACCGAAATGAGCCGGCCGGGTTCCGCATGACGCGGGCCGATGATGGCTGGCGACAGCTTGAGAGACAATCATGGCCGATCGAGATGACACGCGTGCGCTTGAGCCTGCGCAAATCCAGCAATTCATCGAACAGGGCTTTGTCCGGATCGACAACGCCTTTCCCCGCGAACTCGCCGAGCAGGGCCGAGCCATCCTGTGGCGCGATCTGCCGTGCAGCGAGCACGATCCATCGACCTGGACGCGCCCCGTGATCCGGCTGTCCGGCTATGGCGGTCCGCCATTTCGAGAGATCGCCAACATGCCGGTGCTGCATCGCGCGTTCGACCAGCTGGTCGGCGCCGGCCGTTGGCGGGCGCGCAAGGACATCGGCGGCACCTTTCCGGTGCGCTTCCCGCATCCGGACGATCCCGGCGATGCCGGCTGGCATATCGACCTCAGCTTCCCCGGTAAGGACTGCGACCCCAACGAGCAGCACGACTATTCGGCGTGGCGAGCCAACATCGTCTCGCGCGGCCGCGCGCTGCTGATGTTGTTCCTGTTCTCCGATGTTGGCGAGCACGACGCGCCGACGCGGATCAGGAGCGGCTCGCACATGCCAATGGCGCGCTATCTCGCGCCGGCGGGCGAGGCGGGTCGTGCGCGAATGGTGCTGGATGACATGGGAGCCGATTGCGAGATCGCCCTTGCGACGGGTAAGGCGGGCACGGTCTATCTGTGCCATCCTTTCCTGGTGCACGCTGCGCAAAAGCACCGCGGACGGACACCACGCTTCATGGCACAGCCCGACCTTCCTCCGGCCGAGCCCTATCGGCTGGATCGCGCAGACGGTGACTACTCGCCGGTCGAAATTGCAATCCGGATGGCGCTTGGCTACGCCTGAGGCGAGCAGCTTCGGTTTGGTCATGTCGTGGTGCCGTCGCGATCGCGAAAAATGACTCGGGATCAATGAGGTAGAGTCGATTCCTGCAAGCTCACGTGAGTTCACATGAGAAACAGCCTTCACTTCAGGTGCGGGAGGATTTGCGAGTCGCATCAACGAGATCGGCTCGGATGCTGAGGGACTGATCAAGCAGCATCAAGTTTCGCTGCAATCGGGCTTCAAGTGACGCTGCAAGGCGCGCCTCTCCATAACGCCTGGACCAGCTCAATATTTCCTTAAACGCCGGCAGCAGGCCGTAAGCCGCATCCGTCAGCTCGTACTCGACCCGCAACGGCTTCTCCGCGAAGGCGGTGCGCGACACCAGCCCGTCCTGCTCGAGCTCGCGCAGCTGCGTGGTCAGCATGTGCTGGGTGATGCCGCCGATCGACCGCCGCAACGCGCCGAAACGAACCGCGCCGTTCATCAGCGCGAACAGGATCTCCAATTTCCATTTGCCGCCGAGCGCGTGGATGGCGCGCTTGAAATCGGCGAGCAGGGCGGGGTCCGGGCTGCAATCGCAGTCGCCGTCGCAAACGCTGGTCAGGTTTTCCATACCGGTCTCGAAATCCATTCTACTTGTTCCCTTGGGAGATAGTGACCAGATGCGGCCTGGAGCAGGATGGCGGAACCAATTTGCGCACCCGGCATGAGGGGAATTTGGCAATGAGCACTGTTCTGGTCACCGGCGGATCCGGCTTTGTCGGCATCCATGTCGTCCTGCAGCTTCTGGCCGCCGGTCATGCGGTGCGAACGACGGTGCGGCGGCCGGAGCGGCAAGCCGATGTGCTGGACATGCTGCGCGAGGGTGGGGCGGGTTCGCCGGAGAATCTGTCCTTCTTCACCGCGGACCTCACGGCAGACGAGGGCTGGCAGGCGGCGGTGACGGGCTGCGACTACGTGCTCCACGTCGCCTCGCCGCTGTCGACCAGTGTGCCCAAGGACGAGAACGAGATGATTGTGCCTGCCCGCGACGGTACGCTGCGGGTGTTGCGTGCGGCCCGGGACGCCGGCGTCCGGCGGGTCGTCATCACCTCGTCGCTGGGCGCGATCGGCTACGGCCATCCGCCGCGGGACCGGCCGTTCGACGAGACCGAGTGGACCAATCTCGCGGGCAGCGACGTGCAGCCGTATATCAAGTCCAAGACGCTGGCCGAGCGTGCGGCCTGGGATTTCGTCGCGCGCGAGGGCGGCGGGCTCGAATTGTCGGTGATCAACCCCGCCGGCATTTTTGGCCCGGTGCTGGGGCCGGATTTCTCCGGCTCGATCGAGATCGTCAAATCGCTGCTCGACGGCGCCATGCCGGCGGCGTGGTCGACGTGCGCGACGTCGCCGATCTGCATTTGCGGGCGATGACCGCGTCGGAAGCCAAAGGCGAGCGCTTCATCGCCGTGTCCGGCGAGACGCTGTCGATCCTCGACATCGGCAGGGTGCTGCGGCGGGAACTGGGACCAAAAGCGCGCCGGGTTCCGCGGCTCCAGGCCCCGGATTGGCTGGTGCGGCTTGCCGCGCGCCGGATTCCCCGCCTGCAGGCGGTCGTGCCGATGCTCGGCCGCGTCAGGCATTCCACCAGCGCCAAGGCGAGGTCGCAACTCGGCTGGCAGCCCCGTTCCAACGATGAGGCGATCCTCGCCACGGCCGAGAGCCTGATCCGGCTCGGCCTGGTCAAGGCCTAAGAACCAACCGCGCTTGTCAGGCCCGAGCAGGGATGCTCCACTGCCGCCCTCGATTGTGATGCGTGGGAGGCGGCGCCGATGGACAAAATTCTCGAAGCCGCAAAGGCGATCGCGCTGGCGCGCCGCAACCATGCACCGCTTGCGGCACTCGAGGTTCCGCCTGATGACGAAGCCGAGGGCTATCAGGTCCAGCGCGCGCTGCATGACCTTCTATTGAAGAATGTCGGGCCGCTGGTCGGCTACAAGATCGGCTGCACCAGCCAGGTGATGCAGGAGTACATCGGCATCCCGCACCCCTGCGGCGGCGGCGTGTTCCAGAAGGGCGTGCATGACAGCGGCGTCAAGCTCGCCGCCTCCGACTATGTCCGGGTCGGCGTCGAGTGCGAGATCGCCGTGCGCCTGCAGCGCAACCTCGCCGCCGGCGAGGCGCCGTTCACCGCCGAATGGGTCGGCGAAGCGATCGAGGCCTATCATCCCGCGATCGAGATTGTCGACGACCGCTACGTGAAATGGCAGACGATGGGCGCGCCGACGTTGATCGCGGATGATTTCTTTGCAGCCGGTTGCGTGCTCGGCGCCTCCGTTCCGCGCTCGGCGGTGCCGGACCTGAAGGCGGTCAAGGGCCGCGCCCTCGTCAACGGCGAGGAGGTCAGCCACGGCACCGGCGCCGACGTGCTCGGCCATCCCCACAACGCTCTCGCCTGGCTCGCCAACCACCTCGCCGCCGACGGCAAGGGTTTGCATGCGGGGCAGCTCGTGCTGACCGGAAGCCTGGTCAAGACACTGTGGCTGAAAGCCGGCGACAAGGTGCGGATGGAGCTCGACGGGCTGGGCGTGGTGGAGGCGGAGTTTACGTGAGGGCGCCGCGGCACCCTCCGCCGTCATCGACGTAGGTTGCGGCGCGACTTCGTTCTTTCAATCTACATCGCATTCGCAGACATACCTTCGCATCCTCGCGGCATCTCCGCCCGAGTTTTGCAATCGTCTCACCCTCCTGAAGATCAAGAAGGCGCAGGGAAGGCCGGGCGCCGGCTGGCACACGCCCTCTTGTGGAATAGAACATAACGGGAACATAATGGAACGGTCGGATCGTGTCAACAAGAATTTCATTAATCCGAAAATTCTGAAATTGAAAATTGGTAACGAATATGGTACCAAAGGTCAAGATCGCGGAATACAGCACCGATGATCGCAGCCCCTTTCGCGAGTGGCATGATGGGCTTGACGCGCAGGCAGCCGCGGCTGTCTCCGTTGCAATTGGACGGCTCGCCGATGGAAATACCTCGAACGTGAAGTCGATCGGGCACCAAGCAGAGGCAGCAGAGCGACATCAGTGTCGCGCTTCGCCGGTGGCGCGACTACAAGGCACGAAAGCGGAAGAAGGGATGAGCCGATGCCGTTGACCCATAGTTTTCAACAAACCATTCGCGCCCGGGCGGAGCGCGATCCCGCCTTTCGCGAGGCACTGTTTCAGGAGGCGATGCAGTCCCTGTTGCAAGACGACGCCGACTATTGCCGCACCGCGCTCCGGACCTACATCAACGCGACCATCGGTTTCGAGCGGCTGAGCGAGGTGCTCGATCGCCCGCAGAAGAGCTTGATGCGGATGTTCGGGCCGGGCGGAAATCCAACGATGGCCAACCTGATGGCGGTGATCCACGCGCTTCAGAAGGAGACCGGCGTGCATCTGGAGATACGGGCTGTCGCGGATGCGGCGTGAGGAGTGGACGCTCTCTCCAACGTCATTGCGAGGAGCTCTTGCGACGAAGCAATCCAGAGTCTCTCGGCGGATGCATTTCTGGATTGCTTCGCAACGCTCGCAATGACGGAGCGTAAGGTCACACCATCGCCCAAAATACATGCGGCCCTCGCCAGGGGAGCTAGCGAGGGCCGCGTCGTACATCGTCGTTCGCGCCTAGGTTCGCGAACACGATGTGGGAGCTCGGGAGAGACTTAGAAGGGCAGCAGCACGTCCATGACTTGCTGGCCGTAGCGCGGCTGCTGCACGTCCATGATCTGGCCGCGGCCGCCATAGGCGATGCGGGCCTGCGCGATCTTGGTGGAATCGATGGTGTTGTCGCTCTGGATGTCCTCGGGGCGAACGATGCCGGCGACGATCAGTTCGCGGATCTCGTAGTTGACGCGGATCTCCTGCTTGCCTTCGACCACGAGATTGCCGTTCGGCAGCACCTGCGTCACGACCGCGGCGACGTTGGTCTGCAAGGCTTCCTTGCGGTCGACGCTGCCCTTGCCTTCGCTGGAGGCGGTGGAGTCGGCGGTCAGAATGCGGCCGGGCAGAATCTTGTTCGCCTGCGTGATGGTCTTCGCCCCGATGAAGTCGGTAATGCCTGAATCTTCCTTGTTGGTGCGACTGCGCTGGGTGTCGTTCTCGATATTGGCCTTGTCGGTGATGTTGACGGCCACCGTCAGGAGGTCGCCGACCTGGTGGGCGCGCTGATCCTTGAAGAAGGCGCGGCTGCCGTTGCGCCACAGCGAGTTCGGATTGTAGGAGGCGACTTCCGGCTTCGGCATCGGCATCTGCACCGGCTTGTAGCCGGGCTGCGTCGTCGGATTGTCGATCGCCGACAATTTCGGTTGCTCGCCGATCTGCGACAGGCGGTCGATCGAGGAGCAGCCGCTTGCGAGCGCGCAAGTGGCGAGCAGCAGGGCAGAGATCGCAATGCGACGAAGACGGGAAGCCGAACTGAACGAGGACATGACTTACTCTTACTTTGCCTGAGCTTGCGAGACGCGAGCTTGCGGGATCTGGGCTTGTGCGATCTGGGCCGGCGACGCGGGGGCCTGGACCAGGTTCCGGACGAGGGCATCGGTGTCGACGGGGGCGGGCGCTTCGTCACGCCTGAGCGAGGAGGTCTGCTCGACGGCAGCCGGCATCGGCGCGGACTGGCTGGCGCCCTGCACGGTCACCTGGCCGCGGGCGGTGACGACGCCGCTCAGCGTACGCTTGGTCTGCAAATTGAGGACGCTGACGGTGTCGCCCTCGGCGCCGCTCTCGATCGCCTTGCCGCGGGTGGTGAGATAGATCCCCGGGACCTGGTAGATGACGGTGACGCTCTGGTCGCGCGTTACGAATTCGGGCTTGGCGATGTCGGCGGCGCGGATCGGCGTGCCGGCGCGCATCGGCCGGCGCAGCTGCATGCCGACGGCGCGGTCGCGCAGCGCAGGCTCACCGGTCACGTCGGCCTTCGGCCGTCGCTCCTGCGCGACGTCCGAAGATTTCAGCGTCTCGGTGCGTTCGACGTCGCGGGTCAGGACGGCGACCTCCACGGTCTCGATCGCAGTGCCGGTCAACCGCAGCTTGGTCGGCGCGGCGTTGCTGTCGTTGCTGATCTCGAAGGCGAGGTCGAAGCGGCCGCTGCGGGCGTCGTAGCGCGTCGCGACCGGCTGCAGCGCGCCGGAGTTGGAGGCATCGAGCCGCATGTCGGAAACGCCGCGGTCGAAGGTCACGGCGATGTTGGCGGCGCCGCCAAGGCCGAAGCGGCGCTCGAGCGCGGCGGCGACCGCGTTTTCGAGATCCTTGTTGGCAAGGGTGCGGGCCAGCCGCGTGACCTGGACTTCCCTAATATCGCCGGTCATCACGCCGATCACCTGCTTGGCCCGGAGCACGCTCAGGACCTGGGCGACCGGCAGCGCGCCGGTGGTGCCGAGGTCGGGCGAGCGATAGACCGGGATCAGCGCGGCCGAGCCGGCATTGTCGATGAGGTCGCCGACCCGAACCACATCCGAACTGACGGTGACGCTGGCGCGCAGCGTCAGCGCCGCGATGCCGTCGTCGGCGGCCTGCGCCGGCAGCGCCAGCACGAGCAGGGCGGAGAGGGTGATGAGCGTGGTGCGGATCATGATCATCACCTCAGCGGAACAGCGCCGTGGTCGATTGCATCATCTGGTCTGCGGCGCTGATCACCTTGGCGTTCATCTCGTAGGCGCGCTGCGCGGCGATCAGGTCGCTCATCTCCGAGACGACGTCGACATTGGCCTGTTCGAGGCTGCCTTGGGTGATCTTGCCGTAGCCTTCGGAGTTCGCGGTGCCGTCCTGCGGCGCGCCGGACGACGTCGTCTCGGTGAACTGGTTGCTGCCGACCGGCTGCAGGCCCGCCTTGTTGATGAAACGGGTCACGCCGATCTGGCCGAGAATGGTGTTGCTCGACGAGCCCGGCAGCGTCACCGACACCTGGCCCTGCTCGTTGACGGTGATGCCCGAGGCGTTGTTCGGGATCGTGATGGTCGGCTGCACCGGGTTGCCCTGCGCCGTGACGACGCGGCCCTGGTTGTCCATCTGGAACGTGCCGTCGCGGGTGTACTGGTAGGTGCCGTCAGGCATCAGGATCTTGAAGAAGCCTTCGCCGGACATCGCGAGATCGAGGTCGTTGCCGGTCTGCGACAGCGTGCCCTGCGTCATGCTGCGGGGGGTGCCGACGGTCTTGACACCGCCGCCGATGTCGACGCCGACCGGCAGGATGGTGCCTTGGTCCGAGGCCTGCGCGCCGACGCGGCGGACGTGTTCGTAGATCAGGTCCTGGAACGCCGCGGTCTGCTTCTTGAAGCCGGTGGTGCGCAGGTTGGCGATGTTGTTGGAGATCACCTGAACGTTGAGTTCCTGTGCC
This portion of the Bradyrhizobium diazoefficiens genome encodes:
- a CDS encoding NAD(P)-dependent oxidoreductase, with product MKIAVAGASGRAGSEITKELSRRGHGVSAIARNPDKIAGLPNVTPTQGDVLDQAGLTKLWAGHDVAVSSVHFLASDPHKLIGAAKDSKVGRYLIVGGAGSLEVAPGVKLVTTPGFPAQYQAEAEAGGAFLDLLRQEKELNWTFLSPSALFIEGERTTKFRLGTDQLLADANGKSWISFADYAIALADEIERPAHLRQRFTVGY
- the dksA gene encoding RNA polymerase-binding protein DksA encodes the protein MNDRQKEYFRLKLLAWKDEILKESKLTLQALQEENVNHPDLADRASSETDRAIELRARDRQRKLIAKIDAALQRIEDNTYGYCEDTGEPISLKRLEARPIATLSVEAQERHEKREKVYRDE
- a CDS encoding phytanoyl-CoA dioxygenase, which codes for MADRDDTRALEPAQIQQFIEQGFVRIDNAFPRELAEQGRAILWRDLPCSEHDPSTWTRPVIRLSGYGGPPFREIANMPVLHRAFDQLVGAGRWRARKDIGGTFPVRFPHPDDPGDAGWHIDLSFPGKDCDPNEQHDYSAWRANIVSRGRALLMLFLFSDVGEHDAPTRIRSGSHMPMARYLAPAGEAGRARMVLDDMGADCEIALATGKAGTVYLCHPFLVHAAQKHRGRTPRFMAQPDLPPAEPYRLDRADGDYSPVEIAIRMALGYA
- a CDS encoding 2-keto-4-pentenoate hydratase, which gives rise to MDKILEAAKAIALARRNHAPLAALEVPPDDEAEGYQVQRALHDLLLKNVGPLVGYKIGCTSQVMQEYIGIPHPCGGGVFQKGVHDSGVKLAASDYVRVGVECEIAVRLQRNLAAGEAPFTAEWVGEAIEAYHPAIEIVDDRYVKWQTMGAPTLIADDFFAAGCVLGASVPRSAVPDLKAVKGRALVNGEEVSHGTGADVLGHPHNALAWLANHLAADGKGLHAGQLVLTGSLVKTLWLKAGDKVRMELDGLGVVEAEFT
- a CDS encoding DNA-binding protein, with the protein product MPLTHSFQQTIRARAERDPAFREALFQEAMQSLLQDDADYCRTALRTYINATIGFERLSEVLDRPQKSLMRMFGPGGNPTMANLMAVIHALQKETGVHLEIRAVADAA
- the flgH gene encoding flagellar basal body L-ring protein FlgH; protein product: MSSFSSASRLRRIAISALLLATCALASGCSSIDRLSQIGEQPKLSAIDNPTTQPGYKPVQMPMPKPEVASYNPNSLWRNGSRAFFKDQRAHQVGDLLTVAVNITDKANIENDTQRSRTNKEDSGITDFIGAKTITQANKILPGRILTADSTASSEGKGSVDRKEALQTNVAAVVTQVLPNGNLVVEGKQEIRVNYEIRELIVAGIVRPEDIQSDNTIDSTKIAQARIAYGGRGQIMDVQQPRYGQQVMDVLLPF
- the flgA gene encoding flagellar basal body P-ring formation chaperone FlgA encodes the protein MIRTTLITLSALLVLALPAQAADDGIAALTLRASVTVSSDVVRVGDLIDNAGSAALIPVYRSPDLGTTGALPVAQVLSVLRAKQVIGVMTGDIREVQVTRLARTLANKDLENAVAAALERRFGLGGAANIAVTFDRGVSDMRLDASNSGALQPVATRYDARSGRFDLAFEISNDSNAAPTKLRLTGTAIETVEVAVLTRDVERTETLKSSDVAQERRPKADVTGEPALRDRAVGMQLRRPMRAGTPIRAADIAKPEFVTRDQSVTVIYQVPGIYLTTRGKAIESGAEGDTVSVLNLQTKRTLSGVVTARGQVTVQGASQSAPMPAAVEQTSSLRRDEAPAPVDTDALVRNLVQAPASPAQIAQAQIPQARVSQAQAK
- the flgG gene encoding flagellar basal-body rod protein FlgG; translated protein: MQALHTAATGMAAQELNVQVISNNIANLRTTGFKKQTAAFQDLIYEHVRRVGAQASDQGTILPVGVDIGGGVKTVGTPRSMTQGTLSQTGNDLDLAMSGEGFFKILMPDGTYQYTRDGTFQMDNQGRVVTAQGNPVQPTITIPNNASGITVNEQGQVSVTLPGSSSNTILGQIGVTRFINKAGLQPVGSNQFTETTSSGAPQDGTANSEGYGKITQGSLEQANVDVVSEMSDLIAAQRAYEMNAKVISAADQMMQSTTALFR